In Mytilus edulis chromosome 6, xbMytEdul2.2, whole genome shotgun sequence, the following proteins share a genomic window:
- the LOC139526401 gene encoding uncharacterized protein: MAGPSTTAHMRKAQVPISCNFCNENVITWKCEECDILMCDSCKNRIHERMKSTKDHEVISFLNKEEEPSASIEVLSEVISYIFHSYTTNVPVGNLLCSDDDIVYIVGSKKSLKLIKGKMLKMSVRTIMSIDIPTFDIAVNKNGNVLFTHPSFVPESPISIILPSGEVETVLDPKPMRLLALHINKQYELICGLREQGEVFPLHDFSVRQVVLFGIDHKKKMTLETDTKGEKLFTHPARIRTDSNNNIYVIDWTDSNHTGKIVATDRNFRLKFMYCGPNNFEFFNPMSIAVTPSDNIVVSDKHNHALLVLNSKGTLIALQCVLDINIACPNALCIDSEGLLLIGCFEKEDTGKIHAVKITEILM, translated from the coding sequence ATGGCAGGACCATCGACAACTGCTCATATGAGAAAGGCACAGGTGCCGATATCATGTAACTTTTGTAACGAAAACGTAATAACATGGAAATGCGAAGAGTGCGATATACTTATGTGCGATTCCTGTAAAAACAGAATCCACGAAAGGATGAAATCTACAAAGGATCACGAAGttatatcttttttgaataaagAAGAGGAACCATCTGCTTCTATTGAGGTTTTATCTGAagtaatttcatatatatttcattCTTATACAACAAATGTGCCAGTAGGTAATTTGTTATGCTCAGATGATGATATTGTGTACATTGTTGGATCTAAAAAAAGTCTCAAACTCATTAAGGGTAAAATGCTAAAAATGTCTGTTCGAACAATAATGTCCATTGATATACCTACATTTGACATTGCTGTAAACAAAAACGGGAACGTTCTTTTTACTCATCCTTCTTTTGTACCGGAAAGTCCCATCTCTATAATATTGCCATCTGGAGAAGTCGAGACTGTTTTGGATCCTAAACCGATGAGGTTACTTGCTTTACACATAAACAAGCAATACGAATTGATATGTGGTCTACGTGAACAAGGAGAGGTATTTCCACTTCATGATTTCTCCGTACGACAAGTTGTTCTTTTTGGAATCGATCAcaagaaaaaaatgacattagaAACCGACACCAAGGGTGAAAAGTTATTTACACACCCAGCTCGTATCCGCACTGActcaaataataatatttatgttattgaTTGGACGGATAGTAACCATACTGGAAAGATAGTAGCTACAGATAGAAATTTTCGGCTGAAGTTTATGTATTGCGGACCTAACAACTTTGAGTTCTTCAATCCAATGTCAATTGCTGTTACTCCAAGCGATAATATCGTGGTATCTGACAAACACAATCATGCCTTATTAGTTTTAAATTCAAAAGGAACTCTCATTGCGCTACAGTGTGTTCTTGACATAAATATTGCATGTCCTAATGCTCTGTGTATAGACAGTGAAGGGTTGTTACTAATTGGTTGCTTCGAAAAAGAGGATACTGGGAAAATTCACGCAGTAAAGATAACAGAAATCTTGATGTGA
- the LOC139527699 gene encoding uncharacterized protein, whose product MDRKAQYKHKTDDVDTIRNRNRSEEIALRKEKKDKLLSSKRFRLAEGEEITDEYSISEVKTITANLKKSGTNTLAALKLLRQAFSQGTVYIDAFVSEENIIHTLVGLYTGTNSDLQLEAGWCITNISAGSHDQAMLISKYVAPYLVAYLSSQNFLLQDQSAWALGNLAGDSQECRNMVRAQGVVAPLIKLLQSQHPAVVQSAAFALSNLAKECIEISREMVQGQVISALLPHFIYHPDNVNILSEVSWVFTYLASSGEFSEEIVKNGVLTQIVVLLIQLSEVQPHIATVVTPLLRCLGNLCSGPDEYTVMACENQQLLPVLGTYLSSNHRHVKKETLWVLSNLTSESKACSAVTHSPLLHQILEQVPAAFDIKMEALYVLCNLAIHGEEICSYLVDNGVLQQVTPVLKSSDVEILNLGLSLVEMALRMTQNGCHVFEECDGVTRLEALDYHNNDTIRHQASELLDVYFYGESQEGEG is encoded by the exons atgGACAGAAAAGCTCAATATAAACACAAGACAGATGACGTTGATACAATACGAAATAGAAATAGAAGTGAAGAAATTG ctttaagaaaagaaaagaaagataaattACTAAGCTCAAAAAGATTTCGTTTAGCTGAAGGAGAAGAAATTACAGATGAATACAGTATAAGTGAG gtaaaaaCCATAACAGCTAATTTAAAGAAGTCTGGAACTAACACTTTAGCAGCTTTAAAACTTTTAAGACAGGCATTTTCACAAGGAACAGTGTACATTGATGCATTTGTAAG TGAGGAAAACATTATACACACACTGGTTGGACTATATACAGGAACAAATTCAGATTTACAGCTAGAAGCTGGATGGTGTATTACAAACATATCAGCAGGAAGTCATGACCAGGCCATGTTAATCTCTAAATATGTAGCTCCATACTTAGTAGCTTACTTAAGTAGTCAGAACTTTCTCTTACAG gaCCAGAGTGCTTGGGCCCTAGGTAATTTGGCAGGTGACAGTCAAGAATGCAGAAATATGGTCCGAGCTCAGGGTGTGGTTGCACCATTAATTAAATTGCTACAG TCCCAACATCCTGCTGTTGTCCAGTCTGCAGCTTTTGCTTTGTCAAACTTGGCCAAGGAATGCATTGAAATCTCAAG GGAGATGGTACAGGGACAGGTTATTTCAGCATTACTGCCACATTTCATCTACCATCCAGACAATGTCAATATACTGTCAGAGGTGTCGTGGGTCTTCACTTATCTAGCCTCAAG TGGTGAATTCTCTGAAGAAATTGTGAAAAATGGTGTTTTGACACAAATAGTTGTATTGTTGATACAGTTATCTGAGGTGCAACCACATATAGCAACG GTTGTAACCCCATTGCTACGTTGCCTTGGTAACCTGTGTAGTGGTCCAGACGAGTACACAGTTATGGCATGTGAGAACCAACAACTACTTCCTGTATTAGGCACATACTTATCATCCAATCACAGACATGTTAAGAAAGAAACATTATGGGTTTTATCTAATTTAACAA GTGAATCTAAAGCCTGTTCAGCAGTAACACATAGTCCTTTATTACACCAAATCCTGGAGCAAGTACCTGCTGCTTTTGATATCAAAATGGAA GCATTGTATGTGTTATGTAATTTAGCCATTCATGGAGAAGAAATCTGTAGCTACCTTGTTGACAATGGAGTTCTACAGCAAGTTACACCAGTTTTAAAGTCTTCAGATGTAGAAATACTAAATTTAGGTCTATCCTTAGTAGAAATGGCACTCAGAATGACTCAAAAT GGTTGTCATGTATTTGAGGAGTGTGATGGAGTGACAAGACTAGAAGCTTTAGATTACCACAATAATGATACAATCAGACACCAAGCCAGTGAATTGTTAGATGTATACTTTTATGGAGAATCACag GAAGGTGAAGGATGA
- the LOC139527698 gene encoding cytochrome P450 2B5-like, producing MDCCSSNTYLVYGLLAILSYIIYNYIKGWQTRSKLPPGPPPCPIFGNKILFKKDPLGYKRLTELSKQYGSVYRLYCGSTIIVFLNGYDAIHEAFVKQAAVFTDRPQLFAPLIGVSKGTGITYNSDNNWKTLRRFTLQALRDFGVGKKSLEEQIVEEIDVVSDTLRSSNGEPIRVKPLLLSAATNIICSVMFGERFSYENSRFTELTGVLEEIFRLNAPFAKENFFPITRLFPSGRELIRRRSAAIEKVKRYLARTIKEHEETFDSNNIRDFIDLYHKVSMDESEPEIFTEANIYKVIVDLFLAGGETTGTSLDWSLLYMIRYPDIQRKCQAEIDKVVGTNRRVKLSDKGSLPFLEATLLEIQRIGNTLTFSLPHVAKTDATLQGYLIPKDSIVIANLYSAHIDEKYWDEPETFRPERFLDSDGKIQRKDAFVPFSAGPRFCIGEPLARMELFLFFTNLLQQFSFIPKDENDLPSLDGIQTLTLTALPYKLVAKPR from the exons ATGGATTGTTGTTCATCAAATACTTATCTTGTTTATGGACTGTTAGCTATACTAAGctacattatatataattacattaagGGATGGCAGACACGGTCAAAATTGCCACCCGGGCCACCACCGTGTCCTATTTTTGGGAACAAAATACTGTTCAAAAAGGATCCATTGGGATATAAACGGTTGACCGAGTTATCTAAACAGTATGGAAGTGTTTATCGTTTATACTGCGGTTCGACTATAATTGTGTTTCTAAACGGATATGATGCGATACATGAAGCCTTTGTTAAACAGGCAGCTGTATTTACAGACCGACCTCAACTGTTTGCCCCACTCATTGGTGTGTCTAAAGGAACAG GTATAACATACAACAGTGACAACAACTGGAAAACTCTACGACGTTTCACCCTTCAGGCATTGAGGGATTTTGGAGTGGGGAAGAAATCTTTGGAGGAGCAAATTGTTGAAGAAATTGATGTAGTCTCCGACACATTAAGGTCCAGCAATGGGGAACCGATTCGCGTCAAACCTCTCCTCTTGTCAGCTGCCACCAATATTATTTGCAGTGTCATGTTTGGAGAGAG ATTCAGTTATGAAAATTCCAGGTTCACAGAACTAACAGGCGTTTTGGAAGAAATATTTCGTTTGAACGCTCCATTTGCAAAGGAAAACTTCTTTCCAATTACAAGACTCTTCCCTTCAGGTAGAGAG TTAATCCGTAGGAGAAGCGCGGCAATAGAGAAAGTAAAAAGATATTTAGCCAGGACAATCAAAGAACACGAGGAGACATTTGACAGCAATAACATCAGGGATTTCATTGATTTATATCATAAAGTGTCAATGGACGAATCAGAACCAGAAATATTTACAG aGGCTAACATTTATAAAGTGATAGTTGATTTGTTCCTGGCAGGAGGAGAAACAACAGGTACCAGTTTGGACTGGTCCTTGCTGTACATGATAAGATACCCAGATATACAAAGAAAATGTCAAGCAGAAATTGACAAG GTTGTAGGGACAAACAGAAGAGTAAAGCTGTCTGACAAGGGAAGTCTGCCCTTTCTTGAGGCCACCTTACTGGAGATCCAAAGAATTGGAAATACAT TAACATTTTCCTTGCCACACGTGGCAAAGACAGATGCAACACTGCAAGGTTACCTTATTCCTAAAGATTCCATTGTCATAGCTAATTTGTATTCTGCACATATTGATGAAAAATATTGGGATGAGCCTGAAACATTTAGACCAGAAAGATTTCTGGACAGTGATGGTAAAATTCAGAGGAAAGATGCATTTGTTCCCTTTTCAGCAG GCCCAAGGTTTTGTATTGGAGAACCACTTGCAAGAATGGAATTGTTTTTATTCTTCACCAACCTATTACAACAGTTCTCATTTATCCCTAAAGATGAGAATGATCTCCCTTCCCTTGATGGTATCCAAACTTTGACACTGACTGCCTTGCCTTACAAACTGGTGGCAAAGCCTAGATAA